One part of the Streptomyces lienomycini genome encodes these proteins:
- the pfkB gene encoding 1-phosphofructokinase produces MILTVTPNPSLDRTYEVPSLDRGEVVRATGERVDPGGKGVNVSRAVTAAGQRTVAVLPLGGAPGALVAALLDAQGIEVAPVPIAGPTRSNIALAEADGVLTKINAPGPELSPAERELLLETVRRQSPGADWIACCGSLPRGLAPSWYADLVARAHAAGVRIALDTSGPALLRALRERPDVVKPNAGELAEAVGRPLATVGDAVKAAEELRELGARAVLASLGADGQLLVDDAGTWFGTARVDAVRSNVGAGDSSLAGFLVAGGAGPGALASAVAHGAAAVQLPGSVMPTPHDLDPAAVTVTTEVPVDRVLREPAP; encoded by the coding sequence ATGATCCTCACCGTCACCCCCAACCCGTCGCTGGACCGCACCTACGAGGTGCCCTCCCTCGACCGCGGCGAGGTCGTCCGCGCCACCGGCGAACGGGTCGACCCCGGCGGCAAGGGCGTGAACGTCTCGCGCGCGGTGACCGCAGCCGGGCAGCGCACCGTCGCGGTGCTGCCGCTGGGCGGGGCACCGGGCGCCCTCGTCGCCGCCCTGCTCGACGCCCAGGGCATCGAGGTCGCGCCGGTCCCGATCGCCGGGCCCACCCGCTCCAACATCGCGCTCGCCGAGGCCGACGGCGTCCTGACGAAGATCAACGCACCGGGTCCCGAACTCTCCCCGGCCGAACGCGAACTGCTCCTGGAGACCGTACGGCGCCAGTCGCCCGGCGCGGACTGGATCGCCTGCTGCGGCAGCCTGCCCCGCGGACTCGCCCCGTCCTGGTACGCCGACCTGGTCGCCCGCGCACACGCCGCCGGGGTCCGCATCGCCCTGGACACCTCGGGGCCGGCCCTGCTGCGGGCGCTGCGCGAGCGTCCCGACGTGGTCAAGCCGAACGCCGGGGAACTCGCCGAGGCCGTCGGCCGTCCGCTGGCCACGGTCGGCGACGCCGTGAAGGCCGCCGAGGAACTGCGGGAGCTGGGCGCCCGCGCCGTGCTCGCCAGCCTGGGCGCCGACGGGCAACTGCTCGTGGACGACGCGGGCACCTGGTTCGGCACCGCCCGCGTGGACGCCGTGCGCAGCAACGTCGGCGCGGGCGACTCCTCGCTCGCCGGTTTCCTCGTCGCCGGCGGTGCCGGTCCCGGCGCCCTCGCCTCCGCCGTCGCGCACGGCGCCGCCGCCGTCCAGCTGCCGGGCAGCGTGATGCCGACGCCGCACGACCTGGACCCGGCCGCCGTGACCGTCACGACGGAGGTTCCGGTGGACCGCGTACTGAGGGAACCGGCGCCATGA
- a CDS encoding DeoR/GlpR family DNA-binding transcription regulator — translation MYAPERQQEILRLARDGGRVDVVSLAEEFQVTAETIRRDLKALDRAGLLRRVHGGAIPAGRLDFEPDLAERESTAADEKDRIARAALAELPVEGTVILDAGSTVARMAAAIPPEASLTVVTHSLPIAARLADHPGIQLHIVGGRVRHRTRAAVDAWALRAYGEIRADVAVVAANGFSVEHGLTTPDLAEAAVKRAALSAARRVVLLADSSKYAQEHFARFGALGDVDLLITDNGLSPEDAGDIERAGTEVVRA, via the coding sequence ATGTACGCACCGGAGCGGCAGCAGGAGATCCTCCGGCTGGCCCGGGACGGCGGCCGGGTGGACGTGGTGTCGCTGGCCGAGGAGTTCCAGGTGACGGCGGAGACCATCCGCCGCGACCTCAAGGCGCTCGACCGCGCCGGTCTGCTCCGCCGGGTGCACGGCGGCGCGATCCCCGCCGGGCGGCTCGACTTCGAACCGGACCTCGCCGAGCGCGAGTCCACGGCCGCCGACGAGAAGGACCGCATCGCCCGGGCGGCCCTCGCGGAACTCCCCGTCGAGGGCACGGTGATCCTCGACGCGGGCTCCACGGTCGCCCGGATGGCCGCGGCGATCCCGCCCGAGGCATCCCTGACCGTGGTCACCCACAGCCTCCCCATCGCCGCCCGTCTCGCCGACCACCCCGGCATCCAGCTCCACATCGTCGGAGGGCGCGTGCGGCACCGTACACGCGCCGCCGTGGACGCCTGGGCGCTGCGCGCGTACGGCGAGATCCGCGCCGACGTGGCCGTGGTGGCGGCCAACGGGTTCTCCGTGGAGCACGGTCTGACCACCCCCGACCTCGCCGAGGCCGCCGTCAAACGGGCCGCGCTGAGCGCCGCCCGGCGCGTGGTGCTGCTCGCCGACTCCTCCAAGTACGCCCAGGAGCACTTCGCCCGCTTCGGCGCCCTCGGCGACGTTGACCTCCTGATCACCGACAACGGGCTGAGCCCCGAGGACGCGGGCGACATCGAGCGCGCCGGCACGGAAGTGGTACGCGCATGA
- a CDS encoding MFS transporter: MTSTHTPDPAPAPHVPPAATTATVTAPADAGGAGDRRRWFALAIVMTAAFMDLVDVTIVNIAIPSIQKDEGASFSQIQWITAGYALAFAAGLITGGRLGDIHGRKRVFLLGIGGFTLASALCGLAANPEMLVASRILQGGMAALMVPQVLSIVHATFPAHERGKVFGLFGAIVGLGAVSGPLLGALLTEWNLFGLEWRPIFLINLPVGIAGLVLGSRFITESRAPRALRLDLVGVALVTLGLLMLVYPLTRGEELGWPLWGYLSMAGSLVVLAVLVAYERRKSARDGSPLVELSLFRVKSFAAGIAVQTVFGVALGIFFLVWTLYMQFGLGWSPLRAGLTGVPFSIAVSAAAGVSVQKLVPRFGRKVLQAGALVMAAGVLLYIWESGRYGLAITSWQMALPLVVMGLGMGLIVAPLTDAVLSQVPREHAGSASGLINTVQQMGNALGLGLVSVVFFGTMSDRLTPARIGPAYVDAFQNALGWVAAVLAVIFLLMFALPGRPAQHVEGDPAEDRTGEKEPALA, translated from the coding sequence GCGGGCGACCGCCGCCGCTGGTTCGCGCTCGCGATCGTGATGACCGCCGCGTTCATGGACCTGGTAGACGTCACCATCGTCAACATCGCCATCCCCTCGATCCAGAAGGACGAGGGTGCCTCCTTCAGCCAGATCCAGTGGATCACCGCCGGTTACGCCCTCGCCTTCGCGGCCGGCCTGATCACCGGCGGGCGGCTCGGCGACATCCACGGCCGCAAGCGGGTCTTCCTCCTCGGCATCGGCGGCTTCACCCTGGCCTCGGCGCTGTGCGGCCTCGCGGCCAACCCGGAGATGCTGGTCGCCTCCCGCATCCTCCAGGGCGGCATGGCGGCGCTGATGGTGCCGCAGGTGCTGTCGATCGTGCACGCCACCTTCCCGGCGCACGAACGCGGCAAGGTCTTCGGGCTGTTCGGCGCGATCGTCGGACTCGGCGCCGTGTCCGGCCCGCTGCTGGGCGCCCTGCTCACCGAGTGGAACCTCTTCGGGCTCGAATGGCGGCCCATCTTCCTCATCAACCTGCCGGTCGGCATCGCGGGCCTCGTCCTCGGCAGCCGCTTCATCACGGAGTCCAGGGCGCCGCGCGCGCTCCGGCTCGACCTGGTCGGGGTCGCGCTGGTCACCCTCGGCCTGCTGATGCTGGTCTACCCGCTCACCCGGGGCGAGGAGCTGGGCTGGCCGCTGTGGGGGTACCTGTCGATGGCAGGTTCGCTGGTCGTCCTCGCGGTCCTGGTGGCCTACGAGCGGCGCAAGAGCGCGCGGGACGGATCGCCGCTGGTGGAGCTGTCGCTGTTCAGGGTGAAGAGCTTCGCGGCCGGGATCGCCGTGCAGACCGTCTTCGGGGTCGCGCTCGGCATCTTCTTCCTGGTGTGGACGCTGTACATGCAGTTCGGGCTGGGCTGGAGCCCGCTGCGGGCCGGCCTGACCGGCGTGCCGTTCTCGATCGCCGTGTCCGCGGCCGCCGGGGTGTCGGTGCAGAAGCTGGTTCCGCGCTTCGGGCGCAAGGTGCTCCAGGCGGGCGCGCTGGTGATGGCGGCCGGAGTGCTCCTCTACATCTGGGAGTCCGGCCGCTACGGGCTCGCGATCACGTCCTGGCAGATGGCGCTGCCGCTGGTCGTGATGGGCCTCGGGATGGGCCTGATCGTCGCGCCGCTGACCGACGCGGTGCTCTCCCAGGTGCCGCGCGAGCACGCCGGGTCGGCGTCGGGGCTCATCAACACGGTGCAGCAGATGGGCAACGCGCTCGGGCTCGGGCTGGTGTCGGTGGTCTTCTTCGGCACCATGAGCGACCGGCTCACCCCCGCCCGCATCGGCCCGGCCTACGTGGACGCCTTCCAGAACGCGCTGGGGTGGGTGGCCGCGGTACTGGCCGTCATCTTCCTGCTGATGTTCGCGCTGCCCGGGCGGCCGGCCCAGCACGTGGAAGGGGACCCGGCGGAGGACCGGACGGGGGAGAAGGAGCCCGCGCTGGCCTGA